The Deltaproteobacteria bacterium genomic sequence TGTCGGGTGTTCCCTTGCGCGGAAACGAGCCCTTCCTTCACCAAACCTTGCATGTGGTGATTCACGGCTTGACGGGTGATGCCGAACCGTTCGATGGCAAATGCGGCCACATCTTTCGGATGGAGAGGAATGGAATCGAGCAGAAACTCCCGGATTTCCGATGCTCGCCTTGTCAACTTCACGACATGCCACCCCCAGCGGGGATTGTCAAACATCCTAACAGATATTGTCAAATATCCAACATGCCATTGTCAATAGTATCTTTTCGACATCATCCCGGTATCGCGTTTCCGGTAAGATTCGGGTATGGAAACCGTCAACCGGCATCTGTTCCTGAGTCTATCCCGGTTTCCGTGGTGATACGCGTGGGTCCGCGATCCATGCGTTTCGCATCGGGGACTTGTTGATGTACATTGGTGGAATCGGAAGTTCTGACGACGCAGACGCGCCCCCGACGCGGGGCGCCAGGGAGGGGACCATGGCCGACATCATCCGCAAGGTCGACTATTTCAAGACGCAGGTGCAGGACAAGGCCGGCGAAGGGGCGAGGATCCTCTCGGCGCTTCGCGGCGAAGGGATCAACCTCCTCTTCTTCACCGGCTTTCCCCGGGGGCGCACGGCCCAGCTCGATTTCATCCCCGAGAACGGTCCGGCCTTCC encodes the following:
- a CDS encoding ArsR family transcriptional regulator; its protein translation is MKLTRRASEIREFLLDSIPLHPKDVAAFAIERFGITRQAVNHHMQGLVKEGLVSAQGNTR